The Fimbriimonas ginsengisoli Gsoil 348 genome window below encodes:
- a CDS encoding amino acid ABC transporter ATP-binding protein, translating into MSVLTIKDLHKSFGSNEVLKGIDLKVGEGDVVALIGASGSGKSTLLRCVNRLEAPTSGGVTFRGDPVTPENVNAIRRQIGMVFQRFNLFPHLTALGNITLAPRKVLKRSEEEVAAEGRALLKQVKLEAKEEAYPGELSGGQQQRVAIARALALKPAIMLFDEPTSALDPELVGEVLEVMRDLAKSGMTMIVATHEIAFARDVATRVLFLDNGLILEDGPPEQVLVNPREPRTREFLARVLSKT; encoded by the coding sequence ATGAGCGTCCTAACGATCAAGGATCTGCACAAGAGCTTCGGCAGCAATGAGGTTCTCAAGGGGATCGACCTCAAGGTCGGTGAAGGCGACGTCGTGGCCCTCATCGGCGCCTCCGGCAGCGGCAAGTCGACCTTGCTCCGGTGCGTCAACCGTCTGGAGGCTCCAACTAGCGGTGGCGTCACCTTCCGAGGCGATCCAGTGACTCCCGAAAACGTGAATGCGATTCGCCGCCAGATCGGGATGGTGTTCCAGCGTTTCAACCTCTTCCCGCACCTTACGGCTTTGGGGAATATCACGCTTGCCCCCCGGAAGGTGTTGAAGCGTTCCGAAGAAGAGGTGGCGGCGGAAGGTCGGGCGCTCTTGAAGCAGGTCAAGCTGGAAGCGAAGGAAGAGGCCTACCCGGGCGAGCTCTCGGGTGGTCAGCAACAACGAGTGGCGATCGCCCGCGCGCTCGCGCTCAAGCCGGCGATTATGCTGTTCGACGAGCCGACCTCCGCCCTCGACCCTGAGCTCGTAGGCGAGGTGCTCGAGGTCATGCGAGACCTCGCGAAGTCCGGCATGACGATGATCGTCGCCACCCACGAGATCGCCTTCGCCCGCGACGTCGCAACCCGAGTGCTGTTCCTGGATAACGGCCTAATCTTGGAAGACGGCCCTCCCGAGCAAGTCCTCGTCAACCCCCGCGAACCCAGAACGCGAGAATTCCTCGCCCGCGTATTGTCCAAAACGTAG